Proteins encoded in a region of the Clostridium beijerinckii genome:
- the trpD gene encoding anthranilate phosphoribosyltransferase, translated as MINDAIKKLALREELTEDEVRGVINQIMKGEATPAQIGGFLVGLRVNGETPRQILGAVKAIRDNGVKVEIENTEHLIDTCGTGGDGSKTFNISTAVAIVAASGGAKVAKHGNRAVSSKSGCADVLVELGINIDFDEIQSKKIIEENGMAFLFAPKYNGAMKNVSKERKELGIRTIFNLLGPLANPAPITGQLMGVYDGALLEDIGEVLLNLGLKRAMIVHGDDGLDEITITTSTSICEVKDGKIKNYKLDPEKLGFKKATLDDIKGGEAKENAEIIMKILKGERGPKRDIVVLNSGAALYVANLVDSIEDGIKKASELIDSRAAYKKYEELSSLQVIV; from the coding sequence ATTATAAATGATGCAATCAAGAAGTTGGCTTTAAGGGAAGAATTAACAGAAGATGAAGTAAGAGGTGTAATTAATCAGATTATGAAAGGGGAAGCAACTCCGGCACAAATTGGAGGTTTCTTAGTTGGACTTAGAGTAAATGGGGAAACTCCAAGGCAAATATTAGGTGCAGTTAAAGCAATTAGAGATAATGGGGTAAAAGTTGAAATAGAAAACACAGAACATTTGATTGATACCTGCGGTACAGGTGGAGATGGTTCAAAAACTTTTAATATTTCTACAGCAGTAGCAATAGTTGCAGCAAGTGGTGGCGCTAAGGTTGCAAAACATGGGAATCGCGCAGTTTCAAGTAAAAGTGGTTGTGCAGATGTACTAGTCGAACTTGGAATAAATATTGATTTTGATGAAATTCAAAGTAAAAAAATCATTGAAGAAAATGGAATGGCATTTCTATTTGCACCAAAATACAATGGTGCCATGAAGAATGTATCAAAAGAAAGAAAAGAACTTGGAATAAGAACAATTTTTAATTTACTGGGACCATTAGCAAATCCAGCGCCAATTACTGGGCAACTAATGGGAGTATATGATGGAGCTTTACTAGAGGATATTGGGGAAGTATTGCTAAATCTGGGATTAAAAAGAGCAATGATTGTTCATGGTGATGATGGGTTAGATGAAATTACGATTACTACATCAACAAGTATATGTGAAGTTAAGGATGGAAAAATTAAAAATTATAAACTAGATCCAGAAAAGCTAGGTTTTAAGAAAGCTACTTTAGATGATATTAAGGGTGGGGAAGCAAAAGAAAACGCAGAAATAATAATGAAAATTCTTAAGGGGGAAAGAGGTCCTAAAAGAGACATTGTAGTTTTGAACTCGGGGGCCGCGTTATACGTAGCGAACTTAGTTGATTCCATAGAAGATGGTATTAAAAAAGCATCAGAGCTCATTGATTCGAGAGCAGCTTATAAAAAGTATGAGGAACTTTCTAGTTTGCAAGTGATAGTTTAA
- a CDS encoding DUF1284 domain-containing protein: MLLLRPHHINCLFFYQGLGYSKNFTRGMDKLVTLIKENPYSKVMFIVGCDAICNDCPNRQVNNCCTTQDKVNELDYSTLQTYNIKENKVYTFHELIDTIYKNFSEAKFNKICRSCNWYKRRICTESIISCQIEKWGL, from the coding sequence ATGTTATTACTTAGACCACATCATATAAATTGCTTATTTTTTTATCAGGGATTAGGATATAGTAAGAATTTTACAAGAGGCATGGATAAATTAGTAACTTTAATTAAGGAAAATCCTTATTCCAAGGTTATGTTTATTGTAGGATGTGATGCCATATGTAATGATTGTCCTAATAGACAAGTTAACAATTGCTGTACAACTCAGGATAAAGTCAATGAATTGGATTATAGTACTTTACAAACATACAATATCAAAGAAAATAAAGTATATACGTTTCATGAACTTATAGATACTATTTACAAAAATTTTAGTGAAGCTAAATTTAATAAAATATGTAGATCATGTAACTGGTACAAAAGAAGAATATGTACCGAAAGTATAATTAGTTGTCAAATTGAAAAATGGGGCTTGTAA
- the trpB gene encoding tryptophan synthase subunit beta, giving the protein MKGRFNEFGGQYVPETVMNALIELEDAYNKVIDDKEFMDEYMYYLNYYTGRPSPLYYAENMTKDLGGAKIYLKREDLNHTGAHKINNALGQVLLAKRMGKKKVIAETGAGQHGVATATVAAKFGLECKIFMGEEDIKRQAMNVKKMELLGAEVVPVLNGVRTLNDAVTEAIRYWASNVEDTYYVLGTAAGPHPYPTMVRNFQRVIGDEARKQILELEGRLPDYILAPVGGGSNAIGIFYPFINDKEVNLIGVEAAGKGIETGEHAATITKKEKGILHGMLSYVLQDNDGGVLEAYSISAGLDYPGVGPEHAYLAETNRAEYESITDEEAVRDGFMYLTRIEGIVPALESSHAVAYAKKLAQTLSSDKIIIVNISGRGDKDMDAVLAYLGEK; this is encoded by the coding sequence ATGAAAGGTAGATTTAACGAATTTGGGGGGCAATATGTTCCTGAAACTGTAATGAATGCACTTATCGAACTTGAAGATGCTTACAATAAGGTGATAGATGATAAAGAATTTATGGATGAGTACATGTATTATTTAAATTATTATACAGGAAGACCAAGTCCACTTTATTATGCTGAAAATATGACAAAAGATTTAGGTGGAGCAAAAATTTATTTAAAGAGAGAAGATTTAAATCATACTGGTGCTCATAAAATTAATAATGCGTTAGGACAAGTACTCTTAGCTAAAAGAATGGGTAAGAAGAAGGTCATAGCAGAAACAGGTGCTGGACAACATGGCGTTGCAACAGCTACAGTGGCAGCAAAATTTGGCTTGGAATGTAAGATATTTATGGGAGAAGAGGATATAAAGAGACAAGCTATGAATGTTAAGAAGATGGAACTTTTGGGTGCTGAAGTTGTTCCAGTATTAAATGGAGTAAGAACATTAAATGATGCAGTAACTGAAGCAATTAGATATTGGGCCTCAAATGTAGAAGATACATACTACGTTTTAGGAACAGCTGCTGGTCCTCACCCATATCCAACTATGGTTAGGAATTTCCAAAGAGTAATAGGTGATGAAGCTAGAAAGCAAATATTAGAGCTTGAAGGAAGGCTGCCGGATTATATCTTAGCTCCAGTTGGTGGTGGAAGCAATGCAATAGGAATATTTTATCCATTTATTAACGACAAGGAAGTTAATCTTATTGGAGTTGAAGCTGCAGGTAAAGGTATTGAAACTGGAGAACATGCAGCAACCATTACAAAAAAGGAAAAAGGAATATTACATGGAATGTTGAGTTATGTACTTCAGGATAATGATGGTGGAGTACTTGAAGCATATTCAATATCAGCTGGTCTTGATTATCCAGGAGTTGGACCTGAACATGCATATTTAGCTGAAACTAATAGAGCTGAATATGAAAGCATAACAGATGAAGAAGCTGTAAGAGATGGATTTATGTATTTAACCAGAATAGAAGGAATAGTACCAGCACTTGAATCGTCTCATGCTGTAGCATATGCTAAAAAATTAGCACAAACACTTAGCAGCGATAAAATCATAATTGTTAATATTTCAGGGAGAGGAGATAAAGATATGGATGCTGTGCTTGCATATCTAGGTGAAAAATAA
- a CDS encoding DMT family transporter: protein MFFVLISIAAGAIVVISRILNTRLSEKVGLVQSSFFNYITGLVASILLFLIIKDKFLLEQFHTLPLYAYLGGLLGVIVVILSSVITPKMSSFYATLLIFIGQLFTGIILDCVIQNTIPLAKIIGGLLVVLGLAYNLHIDASTQRLTQLDENVI from the coding sequence ATGTTTTTTGTTTTAATTTCGATAGCAGCTGGCGCTATTGTAGTAATTTCAAGAATTCTAAATACTAGACTTTCTGAGAAGGTAGGGTTAGTACAATCAAGCTTTTTTAATTATATTACTGGTTTAGTTGCATCAATATTATTATTTCTTATTATAAAAGATAAATTTTTACTTGAACAATTTCACACTCTTCCACTTTATGCTTATCTAGGTGGTCTATTAGGAGTAATTGTTGTCATCTTATCTAGTGTTATAACACCAAAGATGTCCTCATTTTATGCTACTTTATTAATATTTATTGGACAACTTTTTACTGGAATCATTTTGGATTGTGTGATACAAAACACTATTCCATTAGCCAAAATCATCGGGGGACTTTTAGTTGTCTTAGGTTTAGCGTATAATTTGCATATAGATGCATCTACACAAAGACTTACACAATTAGACGAAAATGTTATATAG
- the trpE gene encoding anthranilate synthase component I, which translates to MINISKETFNQKKKGECIFSLISEFRGDEITPIKIFGGFKGKRKFIFESGSKENYFGRYSFLGENPYKEICGDGKEEIDELKKESRLKFDNSTNIFSFKGGAIGYMGYDSIQFYEKKLNFNNKDDLKLPIIRFNFYNRYICYDHFTHKVYIIDNILNNDAREYGEIIESQYKYINSLLYKPILTEPSKGKKDVSFRFHTSKEDFEEKVRKAKEHILAGDIFQVVLSQRMTCETEKNHFEIYRKLREENPSPYMYLIDYDSYQVIGSSPESLVSVREGKVITNPIAGTRKRGETPEIDNALEKELIEDKKELAEHVMLVDLGRNDIGKVSKIGTVNVSDFMKIERFSHVMHITTKVVGDIKDDLDGFDALAACLPAGTVSGAPKIRAMEIIEDLEDFKRGIYSGAVGYFSYGGNMDTAISIRTLILKDKTAYLQAGAGIVYDSVPEKEFEEVQSKLMALKEALR; encoded by the coding sequence ATGATTAATATTTCAAAGGAAACTTTTAATCAAAAAAAGAAGGGTGAATGTATTTTTTCATTAATAAGTGAATTTAGAGGAGATGAAATTACTCCTATTAAAATTTTTGGTGGATTCAAAGGCAAAAGAAAATTTATTTTCGAAAGTGGAAGTAAAGAAAATTATTTCGGTAGGTATTCATTTTTAGGAGAAAATCCTTATAAAGAAATTTGTGGGGATGGAAAAGAAGAAATAGATGAACTCAAAAAAGAGAGTAGATTAAAGTTTGATAATAGTACTAATATTTTTTCATTTAAAGGCGGGGCTATAGGATATATGGGATATGATTCCATACAGTTTTATGAGAAGAAACTTAATTTTAATAACAAAGATGATTTAAAGCTTCCTATAATAAGATTTAATTTTTATAACAGGTATATTTGCTACGATCATTTTACTCATAAAGTTTATATTATAGACAACATATTAAATAACGATGCTCGAGAGTATGGTGAAATAATCGAATCACAATATAAATATATAAATAGTCTACTTTACAAGCCGATACTAACGGAGCCATCGAAAGGAAAGAAAGATGTTTCTTTCAGATTTCATACATCTAAAGAAGATTTTGAAGAAAAAGTTAGAAAAGCAAAAGAACATATATTGGCAGGAGATATATTCCAAGTTGTATTATCACAGAGAATGACTTGTGAAACTGAAAAAAACCATTTTGAGATATATAGAAAGCTTAGAGAAGAGAACCCTTCACCGTATATGTATCTAATAGATTATGATAGCTATCAAGTTATAGGATCATCACCAGAAAGTTTAGTATCGGTGAGAGAAGGTAAAGTTATTACAAATCCTATAGCTGGAACTAGAAAAAGAGGTGAAACTCCAGAAATTGATAATGCACTTGAAAAAGAATTAATTGAAGATAAAAAGGAGCTTGCAGAACATGTTATGCTTGTTGATCTAGGAAGAAATGATATAGGTAAAGTAAGCAAGATAGGAACAGTTAATGTGAGCGATTTTATGAAAATTGAGAGGTTTTCGCATGTTATGCATATTACTACTAAGGTTGTTGGGGATATAAAAGATGATTTGGACGGATTTGATGCATTAGCAGCATGTCTTCCAGCAGGAACAGTATCTGGTGCCCCTAAAATCAGAGCTATGGAGATTATAGAAGATCTTGAAGATTTCAAAAGAGGAATTTATTCAGGAGCCGTTGGATATTTTTCTTATGGAGGAAATATGGATACAGCAATTTCTATAAGGACGTTAATATTAAAGGATAAAACGGCTTATCTTCAAGCAGGAGCTGGAATAGTATATGATTCAGTTCCAGAAAAAGAATTTGAAGAAGTTCAAAGTAAACTAATGGCTTTAAAGGAGGCTTTAAGATGA
- a CDS encoding anthranilate synthase component II: protein MIALIDNYDSFTFNLYQYLSEFAETVVFRNDEITVEKLRELNPKGIVISPGPGIPENAGISIEVVKELGNKIPILGICLGHQSIAEAYGGKVIRASEIFHGKTSKVQVKGKDIFEGIPRKLEVMRYHSLIVENSSLPSCLEVLALTVEGNYIMALKHKEYNVFGLQFHPESIYTAKGKHIIGNFVINICGDTLGD from the coding sequence ATGATTGCTTTAATAGATAATTATGATTCATTTACATTTAATTTATATCAATACTTAAGTGAATTTGCAGAAACAGTGGTTTTTAGAAATGATGAAATAACTGTAGAGAAGTTGAGAGAACTAAACCCAAAAGGTATAGTAATATCCCCAGGACCAGGCATTCCAGAGAATGCAGGTATATCCATAGAGGTTGTAAAAGAATTAGGAAATAAGATTCCCATCTTGGGTATATGTCTTGGACATCAAAGCATTGCAGAAGCTTATGGAGGAAAAGTAATTAGAGCAAGTGAAATTTTTCATGGCAAAACATCAAAAGTTCAAGTAAAAGGAAAGGATATATTTGAAGGAATACCAAGAAAATTAGAAGTTATGAGATATCATTCGCTTATAGTTGAGAATAGTTCACTTCCTAGCTGTCTTGAAGTACTAGCTTTAACTGTTGAAGGCAATTATATAATGGCACTTAAGCATAAGGAATACAACGTTTTTGGACTTCAATTCCACCCAGAATCAATATACACAGCAAAAGGTAAGCATATTATTGGAAATTTTGTGATTAATATTTGTGGGGACACATTAGGCGATTAA
- the trpC gene encoding indole-3-glycerol phosphate synthase TrpC has protein sequence MILDDIIEMKKIRVEKRKKEIPMKELEKQALCRVENEVEASFRNPFIQELRKDGLSVIGEFKKASPSKGVIVEDFNIKEILNYYTYIGIDVFSILTEEDFFLGCDDYLKEIRKISHTPILRKDFIIDFYQIYESKVLGANGILLIASVLGERLGEFYKEAKRFNLEPLVEIHNKAELDLALKHDCEIIGVNNRDLKNFNVSLDITKELIRCIPKDKIIIAESGIMSIEDLNVINEYGVDGVLIGELFMRKINDSEFKAKYKEFRNNK, from the coding sequence TTGATTTTAGATGATATTATTGAAATGAAAAAAATAAGGGTAGAGAAGAGAAAAAAAGAAATTCCTATGAAAGAATTAGAAAAACAAGCATTATGTAGAGTTGAAAATGAAGTAGAAGCAAGTTTTAGAAATCCTTTTATACAGGAATTAAGAAAAGATGGGTTATCAGTAATAGGAGAATTTAAAAAGGCATCACCATCTAAAGGTGTTATTGTAGAGGACTTTAATATAAAAGAAATATTAAACTATTATACGTATATTGGAATAGATGTATTTTCGATTCTAACTGAAGAAGATTTCTTTTTAGGATGTGATGATTATTTAAAAGAAATTAGAAAAATTTCGCATACTCCAATATTACGTAAAGATTTTATAATTGACTTCTACCAGATTTATGAGTCGAAAGTTTTGGGTGCGAATGGAATCCTGCTTATTGCAAGTGTTTTAGGTGAAAGGCTGGGGGAGTTTTACAAAGAAGCAAAGAGATTTAATTTAGAACCATTAGTAGAAATTCATAATAAGGCAGAACTAGATTTAGCACTTAAGCATGATTGTGAAATTATTGGAGTTAATAATAGAGATTTGAAAAATTTCAATGTTTCGTTAGATATAACTAAAGAATTAATTCGGTGTATTCCAAAAGATAAGATAATAATAGCTGAAAGTGGAATCATGAGTATAGAAGATTTGAATGTAATTAATGAATATGGAGTAGATGGAGTTTTAATTGGAGAATTATTTATGAGAAAAATAAATGATTCTGAATTTAAAGCTAAATATAAAGAATTTAGAAATAATAAGTAA
- a CDS encoding phosphoribosylanthranilate isomerase codes for MIQVKICGITNKSEIKYLNILKPEYMGFVFTKSKRQVTLREAKQLSNNLDKEIKIVGVFKDNSIDEILDVTNALPLNIIQLHGKEDENFISSLKASVEKSVSIWKALSISDAENIKKYVDHKYIDLIDNILIDGDKPGSGETFPLEDICELLKVDSNKENNYNTTNNTCSFFLAGGITPENVVERIEKVSPYGIDVSSGVEITNEDGTRTKSFEKMRSLIEKVRAININ; via the coding sequence ATGATTCAAGTTAAAATTTGTGGGATAACTAATAAGAGTGAGATTAAATATTTAAATATATTAAAGCCAGAATATATGGGATTTGTTTTTACAAAAAGTAAAAGACAGGTAACATTAAGAGAAGCTAAACAGTTATCTAATAATTTAGATAAAGAAATAAAAATCGTTGGAGTATTTAAAGATAATTCTATAGATGAAATTTTAGATGTTACTAATGCACTACCTTTAAATATTATTCAGCTTCATGGAAAAGAAGATGAAAACTTTATATCATCGTTAAAGGCAAGTGTGGAGAAATCAGTAAGTATATGGAAAGCATTATCAATAAGCGATGCTGAAAATATAAAAAAATATGTAGATCATAAGTATATAGATTTAATTGATAATATCCTTATAGATGGAGATAAACCAGGTAGTGGAGAAACTTTCCCATTAGAAGATATATGTGAATTATTAAAAGTAGATTCTAATAAGGAAAATAATTACAATACAACTAATAATACCTGTAGCTTCTTTTTGGCAGGTGGTATAACCCCAGAAAATGTAGTTGAAAGAATAGAGAAAGTAAGTCCTTATGGAATTGATGTCTCATCAGGGGTAGAAATAACAAATGAAGATGGAACTAGAACAAAATCTTTTGAAAAGATGAGAAGTTTAATTGAAAAAGTGAGAGCAATTAATATTAATTGA
- a CDS encoding cyclic nucleotide-binding domain-containing protein, with the protein MIKIEDNIRLSEYINKNKLENLFSEDMGRYMELYMFNKNEYICREEEILENMYFLVEGKAKVSKHLENGKSLLISFYSPITIIGDAEFVRNNPTDCSVQAIKDTYCIGIRFDIVRKILINDCKFLVNLCSYLSEKLTNSSTNTSINLLYPLENRLASYIIAFSEIENSNTRKIVFRENYIEIAELLGTSYRHLSRTLNKLCLEGILKRDNKEYFIQDYDKLLYLAGDLYK; encoded by the coding sequence TTGATAAAGATAGAAGATAATATCAGGCTTTCAGAATACATAAATAAAAATAAATTAGAAAACCTATTTTCAGAAGATATGGGAAGATATATGGAACTATATATGTTCAATAAAAATGAATATATCTGTAGGGAAGAAGAGATTTTAGAAAATATGTATTTTTTGGTTGAAGGAAAAGCCAAAGTATCTAAACATCTAGAAAATGGTAAATCATTATTAATATCATTTTATAGCCCGATTACAATAATTGGAGATGCTGAATTTGTAAGAAATAATCCAACTGATTGCAGTGTTCAAGCAATTAAGGACACTTACTGTATAGGAATTAGATTTGATATTGTAAGAAAGATTCTAATAAATGATTGTAAGTTTTTGGTGAATTTATGTAGCTATTTGAGTGAGAAATTAACAAATAGCAGTACTAATACTTCAATAAACTTATTATATCCACTTGAAAATAGGCTTGCTAGTTATATAATAGCATTCTCTGAAATTGAAAATTCAAATACTAGAAAAATTGTATTTAGAGAAAATTACATTGAAATAGCAGAATTGCTAGGAACAAGTTATAGACATTTAAGTAGAACATTGAATAAGCTTTGCTTAGAAGGGATTTTGAAAAGAGATAATAAGGAATATTTTATTCAAGATTATGATAAATTATTGTATTTAGCAGGAGACTTATATAAATAA
- a CDS encoding DMT family transporter translates to MYNILSLLIGVLITIMIAFNAKLSDGLGNYSSLIVIHFVGLIIVIGIVIFKKIKITFKNNLPLYLYIAGAISVFTVMFNNLSYAALGVSLPVALGLLGQLLTSLAFDHYGFLDVPKSNFNKKKFIGLLVIIAGIFIMSFF, encoded by the coding sequence ATGTATAATATTTTATCATTACTAATAGGCGTACTTATAACTATTATGATTGCTTTCAACGCTAAATTATCTGACGGACTTGGCAACTATTCTTCCTTAATTGTAATTCACTTTGTGGGATTGATAATTGTTATAGGAATAGTTATCTTTAAAAAGATTAAAATTACTTTTAAGAATAACTTACCATTATATCTTTATATTGCTGGCGCTATTAGTGTTTTTACCGTTATGTTTAATAACTTAAGCTATGCAGCTCTTGGAGTTTCTCTTCCTGTTGCATTAGGACTTCTAGGCCAACTATTAACTTCATTAGCTTTTGATCACTATGGATTCTTAGATGTACCAAAGTCTAACTTTAATAAGAAAAAATTTATAGGACTCTTAGTTATAATAGCTGGAATCTTTATCATGTCATTTTTTTAA
- a CDS encoding DEAD/DEAH box helicase — protein MNFKQLGLSDDLIKILNKSGIADPTPIQKQSIPQIIDGKDVIAEAATGTGKTLAFLLPLLENINPKSNEIQALILTPTRELAIQITNEANKLKEFNDISILPVYGGKDIASQLKKLNNNIHLIIATPGRLLDHLERKTIDLSKLKTFILDEADQMLLMGFKNEVESIISKMPRKKQILCFSATIDSSVKKLAYRYMKNPIEVFIKQDDIALDAIEQDIVETTDRKKRDALCKVLDEDNPFMAIIFCRTKRRVDELEAVLHTRKYNCEKLHSDIPQNKRERIMKSFRNAEIQYLIATDVAARGLDINGITHIYNYDIPESVESYIHRIGRTGRAGESGYTCMFIDPKNIKDVNEIEDVIGFKIRRRNVEI, from the coding sequence ATGAATTTTAAACAATTAGGTCTTAGTGACGATTTAATCAAAATACTAAATAAATCAGGGATTGCTGATCCCACACCAATACAGAAGCAAAGTATCCCCCAAATAATAGACGGTAAAGACGTCATTGCAGAAGCAGCTACTGGAACTGGGAAAACCCTTGCATTTTTACTTCCTCTTTTAGAAAATATAAATCCAAAATCTAATGAAATTCAAGCTCTCATATTGACTCCAACTCGAGAGCTTGCAATACAAATAACTAATGAAGCTAACAAACTCAAAGAATTTAATGATATAAGTATATTGCCTGTTTACGGAGGTAAAGATATTGCTTCTCAGTTAAAAAAACTAAATAATAATATTCACTTAATTATTGCAACTCCAGGCAGACTATTAGATCATCTAGAAAGGAAAACAATCGACTTAAGTAAGTTAAAAACTTTTATTTTAGATGAAGCAGATCAAATGTTACTAATGGGATTTAAAAACGAAGTTGAATCAATTATAAGCAAGATGCCTAGAAAAAAACAAATTCTTTGCTTTTCAGCTACAATTGACTCTTCTGTAAAAAAACTAGCTTATAGATATATGAAAAATCCTATTGAAGTATTCATAAAACAAGATGATATAGCTCTAGATGCTATAGAACAAGACATTGTTGAAACTACTGATAGAAAAAAACGAGATGCTTTATGCAAAGTTCTAGATGAAGATAATCCATTTATGGCTATTATATTTTGTAGAACAAAAAGAAGAGTTGATGAACTTGAAGCAGTCCTGCATACTCGTAAATATAATTGCGAAAAATTACATAGTGATATTCCTCAAAATAAAAGAGAAAGAATAATGAAATCTTTTAGAAATGCAGAAATTCAATACTTAATTGCTACCGATGTTGCCGCAAGAGGACTAGATATAAACGGAATAACACATATCTACAATTATGATATTCCTGAAAGCGTTGAAAGTTATATACATCGTATTGGTAGAACTGGAAGAGCTGGCGAAAGCGGCTATACATGTATGTTTATAGATCCAAAGAACATAAAAGACGTCAACGAAATTGAGGATGTAATTGGATTTAAAATAAGAAGACGAAATGTAGAAATATAA
- the trpA gene encoding tryptophan synthase subunit alpha, with protein MNRIDLSFNKVKEENRKALIPFVTCGADFTVEETADLIVSLEKEGATIVEIGVPFRDPLADGPVIQNAYTKALQNGTKVKDVFRCVELIREKSEVPIVLMVYFNVVYFTGVENFLKIAAKSGVDGLIVPDVPLEERGDLDKVCEDNGMYLIPLVARTSKDRIAAITKGAKGFVYCVSTNGTTGERKTLDSGTHEYLEEVRMNVDIPMCIGFGISSKEVVKEVKDYCDGVIVGSAIVKRMAEGKEAVIDFVKDLSDGFK; from the coding sequence ATGAATAGAATAGATTTATCATTTAATAAAGTAAAAGAAGAAAATAGAAAAGCCTTAATACCTTTTGTAACATGTGGAGCAGATTTTACGGTTGAAGAAACAGCTGATTTGATAGTGTCTTTAGAAAAAGAAGGAGCAACTATAGTTGAAATTGGAGTGCCTTTTAGAGATCCTCTTGCTGATGGCCCAGTAATACAAAATGCATATACTAAAGCGCTTCAAAATGGAACAAAAGTAAAAGACGTATTTAGATGTGTAGAATTAATAAGGGAAAAATCAGAAGTTCCGATTGTGTTAATGGTGTATTTCAATGTTGTATACTTTACTGGAGTAGAAAATTTCCTAAAAATAGCGGCAAAAAGCGGTGTAGATGGGCTTATAGTTCCAGATGTCCCTCTAGAGGAGAGGGGAGATCTTGATAAAGTCTGTGAAGATAATGGCATGTACTTAATTCCTCTAGTGGCTAGAACTTCAAAAGATAGAATAGCAGCAATAACAAAAGGGGCAAAAGGTTTTGTATATTGTGTATCTACAAATGGAACTACAGGGGAAAGAAAAACTTTGGATTCTGGAACTCATGAATATTTAGAAGAAGTTAGAATGAACGTAGACATACCAATGTGCATTGGTTTTGGAATTTCGTCAAAAGAAGTAGTAAAAGAAGTTAAAGACTATTGTGATGGGGTAATTGTAGGTAGTGCAATAGTTAAGAGAATGGCAGAAGGAAAAGAAGCCGTAATAGACTTCGTGAAAGATTTAAGTGATGGTTTTAAATAA
- a CDS encoding RrF2 family transcriptional regulator — protein sequence MKISTKGRYGLRALIDICIFSVSEMVTVKSISERQGISERYLEQIFSSLRKGGIINAKKGAQGGYFLAKSSREFTVGDILNVLEGDLLLIDIENDENEIENFMSENLWNVINNKIINFFNSITLEDLVNDYKKYNREDMYYI from the coding sequence ATGAAGATTTCAACAAAAGGTAGATATGGATTAAGAGCATTAATTGATATTTGTATATTCTCGGTTTCAGAGATGGTTACTGTAAAAAGTATTTCTGAAAGACAAGGAATATCTGAGAGATATTTGGAACAAATATTTTCTTCTTTAAGAAAAGGAGGTATTATAAATGCTAAAAAGGGAGCCCAAGGAGGTTATTTTTTGGCTAAAAGTTCTAGAGAATTTACAGTTGGAGATATATTAAATGTTCTAGAAGGTGATTTACTTCTAATTGATATAGAGAATGATGAAAATGAAATAGAAAATTTTATGAGCGAAAATTTGTGGAATGTTATAAATAATAAAATAATTAATTTTTTCAATTCAATAACTTTAGAGGATTTGGTTAACGATTATAAAAAATACAATAGAGAAGATATGTATTATATTTAA